A region from the Aegilops tauschii subsp. strangulata cultivar AL8/78 chromosome 5, Aet v6.0, whole genome shotgun sequence genome encodes:
- the LOC109774042 gene encoding probable sarcosine oxidase isoform X2, with the protein MAAPPAERSFDVIVVGAGIIGSCAAHAVASRGASVLLLERFDLLHQRGSSHGESRTTRPTYTRPQYPPMVRLAHRLWHEAERDAGYTVLTPTPHLDLGPRDAPAFVAAMANGGATELAPAGDASRPAWAEAFRVPEGWAAATSGPAGVIKATKAMAMFQTLAAKMGAVVRDRTEVVDVARQGNTIVVKTSTGEEFHGGKCIITVGAWASKLVKSITGADLPVQPVHTLVCYWRVKPGHEEELTTEAGFPTFATYGEPGFYGTPSMEYPGLIKVCRNGGPPCDPDGRDWATGTGAGGIAEIVARWIDEFMPGVVDTTGGPVLRQPCMCCMTPDEDFVIDFLGGEEFGKDVVVGAGFSGHGFKMGPAVGKILAELALDGESGTAAEAGLELEHYLIGRFEGNPMGKATSH; encoded by the exons ATGGCTGCGCCGCCGGCCGAGCGCTCGTTCGACGTCATCGTGGTGGGCGCGGGCATCATTGGCAGCTGTGCGGCGCACGCGGTGGCGTCCCGGGGCGCGAGCGTGCTCCTGCTCGAGCGCTTCGACCTGCTGCACCAGCGCGGCTCGTCGCACGGCGAGTCCCGCACCACCCGCCCCACCTACACGCGGCCGCAGTACCCTCCCATGGTCCGGCTCGCGCACCGCCTCTGGCACGAAGCCGAGCGCGACGCCGGGTACACCGTGCTCACGCCCACCCCGCACCTCGACCTGGGGCCCCGGGACGCGCCGGCCTTCGTCGCCGCCATGGCCAACGGCGGCGCCACCGAGCTCGCCCCGGCGGGGGACGCTTCGCGGCCGGCGTGGGCGGAGGCGTTCAGGGTGCCCGAGGGGTGGGCCGCGGCGACCAGCGGGCCGGCCGGTGTGATAAAGGCGACCAAGGCCATGGCCATGTTCCAAACGCTCGCCGCCAAGATGGGCGCCGTCGTGAGGGACAGAACCGAGGTGGTCGACGTCGCCAGGCAAG GAAATACGATCGTGGTGAAGACATCCACCGGCGAGGAGTTCCACGGCGGCAAGTGCATCATCACGGTGGGCGCGTGGGCGAGCAAGCTGGTGAAGTCCATCACCGGCGCCGACCTGCCCGTGCAGCCGGTGCACACCCTGGTCTGCTACTGGAGGGTCAAGCCGGGGCACGAGGAGGAGCTGACGACGGAGGCCGGCTTCCCGACGTTCGCGACCTACGGCGAGCCCGGCTTCTACGGCACGCCGTCGATGGAGTACCCGGGCCTGATCAAGGTCTGCAGGAACGGCGGGCCGCCGTGCGACCCGGACGGCAGGGACTGGGCCACCGGCACCGGCGCGGGCGGGATCGCGGAGATCGTGGCGCGGTGGATCGACGAATTTATGCCGGGCGTCGTGGACACCACCGGCGGGCCGGTGCTCCGGCAGCCGTGCATGTGCTGCATGACGCCCGACGAGGACTTCGTGATCGACTTCCTGGGCGGGGAGGAGTTCGGGAAGGACGTGGTGGTCGGCGCCGGGTTCTCCGGCCACGGGTTCAAGATGGGCCCGGCCGTCGGGAAGATCCTCGCCGAGCTGGCGTTGGACGGCGAGTCGGGGACGGCGGCGGAGGCCGGCTTGGAGCTCGAGCACTACCTGATCGGACGGTTCGAGGGCAACCCCATGGGGAAAGCCACGAGTCACTGA
- the LOC109774042 gene encoding probable sarcosine oxidase isoform X1, translated as MAAPPAERSFDVIVVGAGIIGSCAAHAVASRGASVLLLERFDLLHQRGSSHGESRTTRPTYTRPQYPPMVRLAHRLWHEAERDAGYTVLTPTPHLDLGPRDAPAFVAAMANGGATELAPAGDASRPAWAEAFRVPEGWAAATSGPAGVIKATKAMAMFQTLAAKMGAVVRDRTEVVDVARQGEGNTIVVKTSTGEEFHGGKCIITVGAWASKLVKSITGADLPVQPVHTLVCYWRVKPGHEEELTTEAGFPTFATYGEPGFYGTPSMEYPGLIKVCRNGGPPCDPDGRDWATGTGAGGIAEIVARWIDEFMPGVVDTTGGPVLRQPCMCCMTPDEDFVIDFLGGEEFGKDVVVGAGFSGHGFKMGPAVGKILAELALDGESGTAAEAGLELEHYLIGRFEGNPMGKATSH; from the exons ATGGCTGCGCCGCCGGCCGAGCGCTCGTTCGACGTCATCGTGGTGGGCGCGGGCATCATTGGCAGCTGTGCGGCGCACGCGGTGGCGTCCCGGGGCGCGAGCGTGCTCCTGCTCGAGCGCTTCGACCTGCTGCACCAGCGCGGCTCGTCGCACGGCGAGTCCCGCACCACCCGCCCCACCTACACGCGGCCGCAGTACCCTCCCATGGTCCGGCTCGCGCACCGCCTCTGGCACGAAGCCGAGCGCGACGCCGGGTACACCGTGCTCACGCCCACCCCGCACCTCGACCTGGGGCCCCGGGACGCGCCGGCCTTCGTCGCCGCCATGGCCAACGGCGGCGCCACCGAGCTCGCCCCGGCGGGGGACGCTTCGCGGCCGGCGTGGGCGGAGGCGTTCAGGGTGCCCGAGGGGTGGGCCGCGGCGACCAGCGGGCCGGCCGGTGTGATAAAGGCGACCAAGGCCATGGCCATGTTCCAAACGCTCGCCGCCAAGATGGGCGCCGTCGTGAGGGACAGAACCGAGGTGGTCGACGTCGCCAGGCAAG GAGAAGGAAATACGATCGTGGTGAAGACATCCACCGGCGAGGAGTTCCACGGCGGCAAGTGCATCATCACGGTGGGCGCGTGGGCGAGCAAGCTGGTGAAGTCCATCACCGGCGCCGACCTGCCCGTGCAGCCGGTGCACACCCTGGTCTGCTACTGGAGGGTCAAGCCGGGGCACGAGGAGGAGCTGACGACGGAGGCCGGCTTCCCGACGTTCGCGACCTACGGCGAGCCCGGCTTCTACGGCACGCCGTCGATGGAGTACCCGGGCCTGATCAAGGTCTGCAGGAACGGCGGGCCGCCGTGCGACCCGGACGGCAGGGACTGGGCCACCGGCACCGGCGCGGGCGGGATCGCGGAGATCGTGGCGCGGTGGATCGACGAATTTATGCCGGGCGTCGTGGACACCACCGGCGGGCCGGTGCTCCGGCAGCCGTGCATGTGCTGCATGACGCCCGACGAGGACTTCGTGATCGACTTCCTGGGCGGGGAGGAGTTCGGGAAGGACGTGGTGGTCGGCGCCGGGTTCTCCGGCCACGGGTTCAAGATGGGCCCGGCCGTCGGGAAGATCCTCGCCGAGCTGGCGTTGGACGGCGAGTCGGGGACGGCGGCGGAGGCCGGCTTGGAGCTCGAGCACTACCTGATCGGACGGTTCGAGGGCAACCCCATGGGGAAAGCCACGAGTCACTGA